In one window of uncultured Acetobacteroides sp. DNA:
- the rpsT gene encoding 30S ribosomal protein S20, which translates to MANHKSAEKRNRQSIAKRLHNRYYAKTTRNALKALRNTTEKEAAVKLLPKVSAMLDKLAKINVIHTNKAANLKSSIQLHVNKLA; encoded by the coding sequence ATGGCAAATCATAAGTCAGCTGAAAAAAGAAACCGTCAAAGCATCGCTAAGAGACTGCACAACAGATATTATGCTAAGACGACTCGTAATGCTCTAAAGGCATTGAGAAACACTACCGAAAAGGAAGCTGCTGTAAAACTCCTTCCAAAGGTTAGCGCTATGCTTGATAAGCTAGCAAAAATTAATGTGATTCATACGAATAAGGCTGCAAACCTTAAAAGCAGCATTCAACTTCACGTTAACAAGTTAGCATAA